In one window of Posidoniimonas corsicana DNA:
- a CDS encoding secretin N-terminal domain-containing protein, whose protein sequence is MLHKSPLRRVVNCALLGSALSVPACLLAPADLAAQTPYAAPMGQRQFQLQHREAGELAPQLRLILGEGVEVVAPVEGRAIVVRGDEASLQLAQQMLQQLDRAPAGGPPQLQTYNVPGHLRDTASGWQSAFQGAPGERAAWDARTGQLIVLGSPETHAQVKQLLAAGQANAPSSLKLAGLTPGELHSRIQQLVNQPLPATWDGSRTWLSFPVRLGATGGVNLQANAATGEVRLQGQPQQVAAWTRVIQAMDARSAGGNVEVVASEGARLPAVRRALSAIQKSAPGQPLQGQFAAAQVPLQEDDQLDIEDFDEQETPLPGRATREQADTLRAVVEAQQAGSLLGPVQVEFIEGLDIIVLRGNDQDVQRVLQIIDQIERLSEVTVPSIEVLALQHVDGESMTRLLNRVYQQVLGPRTGGVSVTTLGKPNELLLIGRAENVRMAIDLVKRLDKPADPTSQFVVFPLKNAAASDAKELVDQYLGAADNQPQGQQDDTAEPMLNPKAIVIADVRSNSLIVRAAPRDMKEIHALLERIDTAEVESVDEVRVFKLRNARADELAEILLGAVAGAEVGQDGEGARSAGLRFITIDSDTQRRLDSGILTNVRVAPDVRANSLIITAPSESMELIAALIQQLDGTPDAEAELKVFTIKNGDAQALMEMLQSMFGADENDDPTAGGLSAATSSLVPLQFSVDARTNSIIAAGAAEDLAIVEAVLIRLDGSDNRDRRIEVYRLNNAPAEDVATAINDWLQNKRDIEDAAELPSGPFEQIDREVIVVPELVSNSLIISATDEYFAKLEEIIRKLDERPPMVMIQVLIAEVRLNDTDEFGVELGLQDSLLFDRSLVGELNTITNTTQTTTGGGATTITETDQIVLNAPLTPGFNFNDVQNPLGNNASTNALTTAGKVATQGLSNFGVGRINSELGFGGFVFSASSNSVNMLLRALQENRRLEVLSRPQIMALDNQEGLVSVGERVPTIQAVNFTEFGQQTNQVTYEDVGIILRVRPRISPDDQVVMEVYAEKSQLGPEAEGIPIFAAAGGTVVRAPTIRQTVAQTVVTAGTGQTVVLSGLLTKETSDVHRRVPFLSDIPLLGDLFRYDGVSQARSELLIIMTPRIIRSEVDADMVKQIESSRMSWVMCDVVNMHGPSGLRSRNDDWNAYESEVVYPTHVPNGAEPTPTYEQGPVQPAPYDLGAEAAPSSDQTITPAGFTPGGGPGVETASGYAPARRLPPVQ, encoded by the coding sequence CGACACGGCCAGCGGCTGGCAGTCGGCTTTCCAGGGCGCCCCTGGTGAGCGGGCGGCGTGGGACGCCCGCACCGGGCAGCTGATTGTGCTCGGCAGCCCCGAAACACACGCCCAGGTCAAGCAGCTGCTTGCAGCGGGCCAGGCGAACGCTCCGTCGTCGCTCAAGCTCGCGGGGCTCACCCCCGGCGAGCTGCACAGCCGCATCCAGCAGCTCGTGAATCAGCCGCTGCCCGCCACGTGGGACGGGTCGCGGACGTGGCTCAGCTTCCCGGTCCGCCTGGGCGCCACCGGCGGCGTCAACCTCCAGGCCAACGCCGCCACCGGCGAGGTCCGACTGCAGGGCCAGCCCCAGCAGGTCGCGGCCTGGACGCGCGTCATCCAGGCGATGGACGCCCGCAGCGCCGGCGGCAACGTCGAGGTGGTGGCGAGCGAGGGCGCGCGGCTGCCGGCCGTGCGTCGGGCGCTGTCGGCCATCCAGAAGTCGGCGCCGGGACAGCCGCTGCAGGGCCAGTTTGCCGCCGCCCAGGTTCCGCTGCAGGAAGACGACCAGCTCGACATCGAGGACTTCGACGAACAAGAAACCCCGCTCCCCGGCCGCGCCACCCGCGAGCAGGCCGACACGCTCCGCGCCGTGGTCGAGGCCCAGCAGGCCGGGTCGCTGCTCGGCCCGGTGCAGGTTGAATTCATTGAGGGGCTCGACATCATCGTGCTCCGCGGCAACGACCAGGACGTGCAGCGGGTGCTGCAGATTATCGATCAGATCGAACGCCTGAGCGAGGTCACGGTGCCGTCGATCGAGGTGCTGGCGCTCCAGCACGTCGACGGCGAGTCGATGACGCGGCTCCTCAACCGCGTCTACCAGCAGGTGCTCGGCCCGCGGACCGGCGGCGTCAGCGTCACCACGCTGGGCAAGCCGAACGAGCTGCTGCTGATCGGCCGGGCGGAGAACGTCCGCATGGCGATCGACCTGGTCAAGCGGCTCGACAAGCCGGCCGACCCCACCTCGCAGTTCGTGGTGTTCCCGCTGAAGAACGCTGCCGCCAGCGACGCCAAGGAGCTGGTCGACCAGTACCTGGGCGCCGCGGACAACCAGCCGCAGGGCCAGCAGGACGACACCGCCGAGCCGATGCTCAACCCCAAGGCGATCGTGATCGCCGACGTCCGCAGCAACTCGCTGATCGTGCGGGCCGCGCCGCGGGACATGAAGGAGATCCACGCGCTCCTCGAGCGGATCGACACCGCCGAGGTGGAGTCCGTCGACGAGGTCCGCGTGTTCAAGCTCCGCAACGCCCGGGCCGACGAGCTGGCCGAGATCCTCCTCGGGGCCGTCGCCGGCGCCGAGGTGGGCCAGGACGGCGAGGGCGCCCGGTCCGCCGGGCTGCGGTTCATCACCATCGACTCCGACACCCAGCGTCGGCTCGACTCGGGGATCCTGACCAACGTCCGCGTCGCGCCCGACGTGCGGGCCAACTCGCTGATCATCACCGCGCCGTCGGAGAGCATGGAGCTGATCGCCGCGCTGATCCAGCAGCTGGACGGGACGCCGGACGCCGAGGCTGAGCTGAAGGTGTTCACTATCAAGAACGGCGACGCCCAGGCCCTGATGGAGATGCTGCAGTCGATGTTCGGCGCCGACGAGAACGACGATCCGACCGCCGGCGGACTCAGCGCCGCGACCAGCTCGCTGGTGCCGCTGCAGTTCTCCGTCGACGCCCGCACCAACAGCATCATCGCCGCCGGCGCCGCCGAGGACCTGGCCATCGTCGAGGCGGTGCTGATCCGGCTGGACGGCAGCGACAACCGCGACCGGCGGATCGAGGTGTACCGCCTGAACAACGCCCCGGCCGAGGACGTCGCGACCGCAATCAACGACTGGCTGCAGAACAAGCGTGACATCGAGGACGCCGCGGAGCTGCCCTCGGGGCCGTTCGAGCAGATCGACCGCGAGGTGATCGTGGTGCCCGAGCTGGTCAGCAACAGCCTGATCATCAGCGCGACCGACGAGTATTTCGCCAAGCTCGAGGAGATCATCCGCAAGCTCGACGAGCGGCCGCCGATGGTGATGATCCAGGTGCTGATCGCCGAGGTGCGGCTGAACGACACCGACGAGTTCGGCGTCGAGCTCGGCCTGCAGGACTCGCTGCTGTTCGACCGGTCGCTCGTGGGTGAGCTTAACACCATCACCAACACCACGCAGACCACCACCGGCGGCGGCGCCACCACCATCACCGAGACCGACCAGATCGTGCTCAACGCGCCGCTCACGCCTGGCTTCAACTTCAACGACGTGCAGAACCCGCTGGGCAACAACGCCAGCACCAACGCCCTGACCACGGCCGGCAAGGTGGCCACCCAGGGCCTGTCGAACTTTGGCGTGGGCCGCATCAACAGCGAGCTCGGCTTCGGCGGCTTCGTGTTCTCCGCCAGCAGCAACAGCGTGAACATGCTGCTGCGGGCCCTGCAAGAAAACCGCCGCCTCGAGGTGCTCAGCCGCCCGCAGATCATGGCCCTGGACAACCAGGAGGGCCTGGTGAGCGTGGGCGAGCGGGTGCCGACCATCCAGGCGGTCAACTTCACCGAGTTCGGCCAGCAGACCAACCAGGTCACCTACGAGGACGTCGGCATCATCCTGCGGGTGCGTCCGCGGATCAGCCCGGACGACCAGGTGGTAATGGAGGTCTACGCCGAGAAGTCGCAGCTCGGCCCCGAGGCCGAGGGCATCCCCATCTTCGCCGCCGCCGGCGGCACCGTGGTGCGGGCGCCGACCATCCGCCAGACCGTCGCGCAGACCGTGGTCACCGCCGGCACCGGCCAGACCGTGGTGCTCAGCGGCCTGCTCACTAAGGAGACCTCCGACGTGCACCGCCGAGTGCCGTTCCTGTCCGACATCCCGCTGCTGGGCGACCTGTTCCGCTACGACGGCGTGTCGCAGGCCCGGTCCGAGCTGCTCATCATCATGACGCCCCGCATCATCCGCAGCGAGGTGGACGCCGACATGGTCAAGCAGATCGAGTCCTCCCGCATGAGCTGGGTGATGTGCGACGTGGTCAACATGCACGGCCCGTCCGGCCTGCGTAGCCGGAACGACGACTGGAACGCGTACGAGTCCGAGGTGGTGTACCCCACACACGTCCCCAACGGCGCCGAGCCCACGCCGACCTACGAGCAGGGCCCCGTGCAGCCAGCCCCGTACGACCTGGGAGCGGAAGCCGCGCCCAGCAGCGACCAGACCATTACGCCGGCCGGGTTCACGCCCGGAGGGGGACCCGGCGTTGAAACAGCTTCGGGCTACGCCCCCGCGCGTCGCCTGCCTCCGGTGCAATAG
- a CDS encoding BON domain-containing protein — translation MSAQNRIIATLVAFSLAAVGSDALAQRNSTTGGGGSSLFGGAGNSFGGGAGGFGGGGSVAGPGRIGGGAGGFGQGGQGGFGGAGGLGQGFGAGGAQGGNTFVGRDSADVADFFNSRNPLAGQAAGRGTQTRAAMERGRGVNSEDNARPPVLVKVSLGFAPPPQPLAYQAEPTAARLNSMITRHGFDDARIELVDGVAVLSGSVVSESNRRVLTRLARLEPGVSRVEDRTTLVSDDGEPAPLPTPGAN, via the coding sequence ATGAGCGCACAGAATCGAATCATCGCGACCCTGGTGGCATTCTCCCTGGCGGCGGTCGGCTCGGACGCGCTGGCCCAGCGCAACTCCACCACCGGTGGGGGCGGCAGCAGCCTGTTTGGCGGCGCCGGCAACAGCTTCGGTGGTGGCGCCGGCGGCTTTGGGGGTGGCGGCTCGGTCGCTGGCCCAGGCCGGATTGGCGGCGGCGCCGGTGGCTTCGGCCAAGGAGGCCAGGGCGGGTTCGGCGGCGCCGGCGGTCTTGGGCAGGGCTTTGGCGCCGGCGGCGCTCAGGGCGGCAACACCTTCGTCGGCCGGGACTCGGCCGACGTGGCCGACTTCTTCAACTCCAGGAACCCGCTGGCCGGCCAGGCCGCGGGGCGGGGCACCCAGACCCGTGCGGCGATGGAGCGGGGCCGCGGCGTGAACTCAGAAGACAACGCGCGCCCGCCGGTGCTGGTCAAGGTGAGCCTTGGCTTCGCCCCGCCGCCACAGCCTCTGGCGTACCAGGCGGAGCCAACCGCCGCACGGCTCAACTCGATGATCACCCGCCACGGCTTTGACGACGCGCGGATCGAGCTCGTCGACGGCGTGGCGGTGCTGAGCGGCAGCGTTGTGTCTGAGAGCAACCGCCGTGTGCTCACCCGCCTGGCCCGACTCGAGCCTGGCGTGTCCCGCGTCGAGGACCGCACCACGCTGGTCTCCGACGACGGCGAGCCCGCCCCACTCCCTACGCCCGGGGCGAACTAG
- a CDS encoding prenyltransferase/squalene oxidase repeat-containing protein, which yields MFDGTPQLMATAPRQPDSVVDAGAADDDERGSLVDLSAWLRFSPPWLASALLHMLVVLALGLWLVSGQREEPLVLDAQYAEEVGEQLIEEPLNLDLDPELEVEEQTLSINPLPQVDDPLAAPELSLVAPNPTFSTLSSTADQVGVALTGREPGMKAVLLKAYGGTASTEQAVLDGLRWLERNQRKNGSWSLKGPYTDGGTTENIEAATAMALLAFQGAGYTHQDPPGTEFYGVVSDGWDRLLQSQDDAGNFFRANGFNHALYTQAQCTIALCELYAMTKDEKLREPAQRAVDYCVRTQSPTGGWRYIPREGADTSVTGWVVMALKSAQMAGLDVPSEAFFKVGQFLDSVQRQEGSRYAYQPRDSPKLSMTAEGLLCRQYLGWGRDDDRLRRGVYYLLENLPRWTNGRRDVYYWYYATQVCHHMEGDEWTKWNNVTRQLIPEHQVKRGRERGSWDTKIDQSHGTTGGRLYTTCLSIYILEVYYRHLPIYQQGLLSSF from the coding sequence ATGTTTGACGGTACTCCCCAACTCATGGCGACCGCGCCGCGGCAACCCGATAGCGTTGTTGACGCGGGCGCCGCGGACGACGACGAGCGTGGTTCGCTGGTCGACCTCTCCGCCTGGCTGCGGTTCTCGCCGCCGTGGCTCGCCAGCGCCCTGCTCCACATGCTGGTGGTGCTCGCGCTGGGGCTGTGGCTTGTGTCGGGGCAGCGCGAAGAGCCACTGGTGCTCGACGCGCAGTACGCGGAAGAGGTGGGCGAGCAGCTGATCGAGGAGCCGCTCAACCTGGACCTCGACCCCGAGTTGGAGGTCGAAGAACAGACGCTGTCGATCAACCCGCTGCCGCAGGTGGACGACCCGCTGGCGGCGCCGGAGCTGTCGCTCGTGGCGCCCAACCCGACCTTCTCGACGCTCTCCAGCACCGCCGATCAGGTCGGCGTCGCGCTCACCGGGCGCGAGCCGGGCATGAAGGCCGTGCTGCTCAAGGCGTACGGCGGCACCGCGTCGACGGAGCAGGCTGTGCTGGATGGCCTCAGGTGGCTGGAACGCAATCAGAGGAAGAACGGCTCTTGGAGCCTGAAGGGCCCGTACACCGACGGCGGCACCACCGAGAACATCGAGGCCGCCACCGCGATGGCGCTACTGGCGTTTCAGGGCGCCGGCTACACGCACCAGGACCCGCCCGGCACGGAGTTCTACGGGGTGGTTTCCGATGGCTGGGATCGCCTGCTGCAGAGCCAGGACGACGCGGGCAACTTCTTCCGCGCCAACGGCTTCAACCACGCGCTCTACACCCAGGCGCAGTGCACCATCGCGTTGTGCGAGCTGTACGCGATGACCAAGGACGAGAAGCTGCGCGAGCCAGCGCAGCGGGCGGTGGACTACTGCGTGCGGACGCAGTCCCCGACGGGCGGCTGGCGGTACATCCCGCGCGAGGGCGCCGACACCTCGGTGACCGGGTGGGTGGTGATGGCGCTCAAGAGTGCGCAGATGGCCGGGCTGGACGTGCCCAGCGAGGCGTTCTTCAAGGTCGGGCAGTTCCTGGACTCGGTGCAGCGGCAGGAGGGGAGCCGCTACGCCTACCAGCCGCGCGACTCGCCGAAGCTGAGCATGACGGCCGAGGGGCTGCTGTGCCGCCAGTACCTGGGGTGGGGCCGCGACGACGACCGGCTGCGACGCGGCGTGTACTACCTGCTGGAGAACCTGCCCCGCTGGACCAACGGCCGGCGCGACGTCTACTACTGGTACTACGCCACGCAGGTCTGCCACCACATGGAGGGTGATGAGTGGACCAAGTGGAACAACGTCACGCGTCAGCTCATCCCCGAGCACCAGGTGAAACGTGGCCGCGAGCGGGGCAGCTGGGACACGAAGATCGACCAGTCGCACGGGACCACGGGCGGTCGGCTCTACACGACCTGCCTGTCGATCTACATCCTCGAGGTGTACTACCGCCACCTGCCGATCTACCAGCAGGGCCTGCTGTCTAGCTTCTAG
- a CDS encoding tyrosine-type recombinase/integrase → MPARRIPSYRRQKSRNLAVVRIDGRDVYLGPYDSPESHAKYDRLIADWLRRQQVTLNDVVNLTAAELMAAYLTHAREYYVKNGELTREFGCITEALREVRPLHGETLVADFGPKALKAVRERMIEVGWSRRYINKQVGRVLRMFKWGVAEELVPPAVHLALATVPGLRKGRTAAPDLAPVQPVADELIEKTLKHLPPMIADMVRLQRLSGARPGEIVGLRPIDIDQSTAVWAYRPDSHKTEHHERSRVVFFGPKSQQVLKPYLDRPLSACCFSPAESEAQRRLERHLARVTPIKQGNKPGSRPRSSKRVPKDAYTTDSYRRAIHRACEKHGLLKWSPNRIRHTAATEIRKRYGLEAAQTVLGHSTADVTQIYAERDMALASSIAAELG, encoded by the coding sequence ATGCCAGCCCGAAGGATCCCCTCGTACCGCCGCCAGAAGTCCCGCAACCTGGCGGTCGTTCGGATTGACGGCCGAGATGTCTACCTCGGCCCCTACGACTCGCCCGAGTCGCACGCGAAGTACGACCGGCTGATTGCCGACTGGCTCCGCCGGCAGCAGGTCACGCTCAACGACGTGGTCAATCTGACCGCGGCGGAGCTGATGGCCGCCTACCTAACGCACGCCCGTGAGTATTACGTCAAGAACGGCGAGCTGACTCGAGAGTTCGGCTGCATCACCGAGGCGTTACGCGAGGTCCGCCCACTCCACGGGGAGACGCTGGTCGCCGACTTTGGCCCCAAGGCGCTGAAAGCCGTCCGCGAGCGAATGATCGAGGTGGGCTGGTCCCGCCGGTACATCAACAAGCAAGTCGGTCGCGTGCTGCGGATGTTCAAGTGGGGCGTGGCCGAAGAACTTGTGCCACCGGCCGTACACCTGGCACTCGCGACGGTACCGGGGCTTCGGAAAGGGAGGACCGCCGCCCCCGATCTGGCCCCCGTCCAGCCCGTGGCCGATGAGCTGATCGAGAAGACGCTAAAGCATCTGCCGCCAATGATCGCCGACATGGTGCGGCTGCAGCGGCTCAGCGGCGCCAGACCGGGCGAGATTGTCGGGCTTCGCCCTATCGACATCGACCAGTCAACTGCGGTCTGGGCGTACCGGCCAGATTCGCACAAGACCGAGCACCACGAACGCAGCCGCGTGGTGTTCTTTGGACCAAAATCGCAGCAGGTGCTGAAGCCCTACCTGGATCGCCCCCTTTCAGCCTGCTGCTTCTCACCCGCCGAATCGGAGGCCCAGAGACGACTGGAGCGGCACCTGGCCCGAGTAACACCCATTAAGCAGGGCAACAAGCCGGGCTCGCGTCCAAGATCGTCCAAACGGGTCCCGAAAGACGCCTACACGACCGACAGCTACCGGCGAGCGATTCACCGGGCCTGCGAGAAGCACGGCCTGCTCAAATGGTCGCCCAACCGGATCCGACATACGGCGGCCACCGAGATTCGAAAGCGATACGGGCTGGAGGCGGCGCAGACTGTGCTGGGTCACAGCACGGCGGACGTGACGCAGATCTACGCAGAACGAGACATGGCGTTGGCTTCGAGTATTGCCGCAGAGCTGGGTTAG
- a CDS encoding BlaI/MecI/CopY family transcriptional regulator encodes MPPKPSEDQLSRRERQIMDAVYALKQATVTEVVEAIDDAPSRTTIRTLMRILEEKGHLKHKKQGREYLYLPTRARTRAGQSAMRRVLETFFGGSLEQAVATHLSDPSADLSTEELERIANLISQAKKEGKP; translated from the coding sequence ATGCCCCCGAAGCCGTCCGAAGACCAGCTCTCGCGCCGGGAGCGGCAGATCATGGACGCCGTCTACGCTCTGAAGCAGGCCACCGTGACCGAGGTGGTCGAGGCGATCGACGACGCACCGTCGCGCACCACCATTCGCACGCTGATGCGGATCCTGGAGGAGAAGGGGCACCTCAAGCACAAGAAGCAGGGCCGCGAGTACCTCTACCTTCCGACTCGAGCCCGCACGCGGGCGGGTCAGTCGGCGATGCGCCGCGTGCTCGAAACGTTCTTCGGCGGCTCCCTGGAGCAGGCGGTGGCGACCCATCTGTCCGACCCCAGCGCCGACCTGAGCACGGAGGAGCTTGAGCGGATTGCCAATCTGATTTCCCAGGCCAAGAAAGAAGGGAAGCCGTGA